Proteins co-encoded in one Desulfomicrobium apsheronum genomic window:
- a CDS encoding transporter substrate-binding domain-containing protein — protein sequence MIRILPSFVLIICLGTFPVLAQESLTCGVATGFPPYQFAIDDEPAGFDVDVAKAVCARLGVSALFKQGNWDDIINMLLFDRVDMVVGMEVNAFRHGYFEFSTPYSTRHDVVFVPANSSVSSVEDLFGLIITGDRHSFVELRWKEVGIHQKIRIMQTWSKEESMDLLARGETAAAIMPLEVGKYLATRRGLEIRTLINPDPGSDVAIALRKGHPELLGRINEALQALQAEGELDTLARKWFSDTAPKRRN from the coding sequence ATGATTCGAATTTTACCATCTTTCGTGCTGATCATTTGTCTGGGTACCTTTCCCGTACTGGCCCAGGAATCGCTGACCTGCGGCGTTGCGACCGGATTTCCGCCGTATCAATTCGCCATTGATGATGAACCTGCCGGATTCGATGTGGACGTTGCAAAGGCGGTCTGTGCCCGGCTCGGGGTTTCGGCCCTTTTCAAACAGGGCAATTGGGACGATATCATAAACATGCTCCTCTTCGACCGGGTCGACATGGTCGTGGGCATGGAGGTCAACGCATTCCGCCACGGATATTTCGAGTTCTCCACCCCTTACTCCACGCGCCACGATGTGGTCTTTGTCCCGGCAAACAGCAGCGTGTCCAGTGTCGAGGACCTGTTCGGACTTATCATAACCGGAGACAGGCATTCCTTTGTGGAATTGCGCTGGAAAGAAGTAGGCATCCATCAGAAAATCCGCATCATGCAGACCTGGAGCAAGGAAGAGTCCATGGACCTGCTGGCTCGCGGAGAAACAGCGGCGGCCATCATGCCGCTCGAAGTCGGAAAATACCTGGCCACCCGGCGGGGCCTTGAAATCCGGACGCTCATCAACCCGGACCCTGGCTCCGATGTGGCCATCGCGCTGCGCAAGGGCCATCCCGAATTGCTCGGGAGAATAAACGAGGCGCTACAGGCTCTTCAGGCCGAAGGAGAACTCGATACCCTGGCTCGCAAATGGTTCTCGGACACCGCGCCTAAAAGACGGAACTAG
- the trxC gene encoding thioredoxin TrxC → MEKIHAVCPSCQTVNAVLTERIRQNPVCAKCATSLLPAHPVELTDQTFERFITRSTLPVLVDFWAPWCGPCKMMAPAFSQAAAALQGQVILAKMDTEAQRAVPARFSIQSVPSLVLFRQGRETARQAGAMPAAQIQAWVRQQL, encoded by the coding sequence ATGGAAAAAATACACGCTGTCTGCCCAAGCTGCCAGACCGTCAACGCCGTCCTCACCGAGCGCATCCGCCAGAACCCCGTCTGCGCCAAGTGCGCCACGTCCCTCCTGCCAGCTCACCCCGTGGAACTCACGGATCAGACCTTCGAGCGCTTCATCACCCGTTCCACTCTGCCCGTACTGGTCGATTTTTGGGCGCCCTGGTGCGGGCCGTGCAAGATGATGGCTCCGGCCTTTAGCCAGGCCGCCGCAGCCCTCCAGGGCCAGGTGATCCTGGCCAAGATGGACACCGAGGCCCAGCGCGCCGTTCCTGCACGCTTCAGCATCCAGTCCGTCCCGAGCCTGGTCCTCTTCAGGCAGGGCAGGGAAACCGCTCGCCAGGCCGGAGCCATGCCCGCCGCCCAAATCCAGGCCTGGGTTCGGCAACAGCTTTAA
- a CDS encoding NINE protein: MQRDNMVETHSTFMGYLLWVFGFTGAHRFYYGRPISGTIYFFTLGLLFIGWIVDLFLIPSMERTAALRFRPGRIDYSLAWILLTFLGVLGVHRMYMGKWITGVLYMLTGGFFLIGYIYDFWTLNDQITVLNATNG, from the coding sequence ATGCAAAGAGATAACATGGTTGAAACACACAGCACATTCATGGGCTATCTGCTCTGGGTTTTCGGATTCACCGGAGCGCACCGTTTTTATTATGGGCGCCCCATTTCCGGAACGATCTATTTTTTCACCCTGGGTCTTCTTTTCATAGGCTGGATCGTGGACCTTTTTCTGATCCCGTCCATGGAACGCACGGCCGCGCTGCGTTTTCGGCCCGGCCGCATCGATTACTCGCTGGCCTGGATTCTGCTCACTTTTCTGGGCGTTCTGGGCGTGCACCGCATGTATATGGGCAAGTGGATCACGGGCGTCCTCTACATGCTGACCGGAGGATTCTTTCTGATCGGGTATATCTATGATTTTTGGACATTGAACGACCAGATCACGGTCCTGAACGCCACCAACGGCTAG
- a CDS encoding M20/M25/M40 family metallo-hydrolase has product MINKDRLINTFLDLVRLDSPSGQEKPVADHLCALLRARGYDVHVDNAGTFFGGNSGNVIARVPATGPGDAMAFSAHMDCVTPCLGVEPVLTDGIIRSASNTVLGGDDKAGISAILEALFHLEENSIPHPELFLLFTVCEEAGMFGAKHMDFSRVKAREVVVLDSSGDVGTIIVRAPSKAGMTITFHGRSAHAGIEPEKGISAIQMAANAISRMKLLRIDEETVANLGRIEGGGQTNIVPDSVTLTGEARAQSNARLMAQIEHMRLCCVEAAQEAGGNFDFSHEISYPAMDVPADSKLLHRALHACNDLNLIAAVKGTGGGSDANIFSGQGLSCINLGIGMNRVHTTDEFIRVDDMVKAVQLTAALMQR; this is encoded by the coding sequence ATGATAAATAAAGATCGACTGATAAACACATTTCTCGACCTGGTCCGCCTCGACAGCCCCTCCGGACAGGAAAAACCCGTGGCCGACCATCTGTGTGCCCTGCTCCGCGCCCGGGGCTATGACGTCCACGTCGACAACGCGGGCACTTTTTTCGGCGGCAACTCAGGCAACGTCATTGCCCGCGTGCCCGCCACCGGCCCCGGGGACGCCATGGCGTTCTCGGCGCACATGGACTGCGTGACTCCCTGCCTGGGCGTTGAACCCGTCCTGACCGACGGAATCATCCGCTCCGCCTCGAACACGGTCCTCGGCGGCGACGACAAGGCCGGCATCAGCGCCATTCTGGAAGCCCTCTTCCATCTTGAGGAGAACAGCATCCCCCATCCCGAACTTTTCCTACTCTTCACGGTCTGCGAAGAGGCCGGGATGTTCGGGGCCAAGCACATGGATTTTTCACGGGTCAAGGCCCGGGAGGTCGTGGTCCTTGATTCGAGCGGGGACGTCGGCACCATCATTGTCCGCGCGCCATCCAAGGCCGGCATGACCATAACCTTCCATGGACGCTCGGCCCATGCCGGCATCGAGCCTGAAAAAGGGATCAGCGCCATCCAGATGGCGGCCAACGCGATCAGCCGCATGAAACTCCTGCGCATCGACGAGGAAACCGTAGCCAATCTCGGACGCATCGAGGGCGGCGGACAGACGAACATCGTCCCGGACAGCGTGACCCTGACCGGAGAGGCCCGGGCGCAGAGCAACGCAAGGCTCATGGCCCAGATCGAGCACATGCGCCTGTGTTGCGTCGAGGCGGCCCAGGAGGCGGGCGGAAACTTCGATTTCAGCCATGAAATCTCCTACCCGGCCATGGACGTCCCCGCTGACAGCAAACTCCTGCACCGCGCCCTGCATGCCTGCAACGATCTGAACCTCATCGCGGCGGTCAAGGGCACGGGCGGCGGCAGCGATGCCAACATCTTCTCCGGCCAGGGGCTATCCTGCATCAACCTTGGCATCGGCATGAACCGGGTGCACACCACGGACGAGTTCATCCGGGTCGACGACATGGTAAAAGCCGTGCAACTGACTGCGGCGCTGATGCAAAGATAG
- a CDS encoding phosphoribosylaminoimidazolesuccinocarboxamide synthase: MKIVTKTKIREFPLISRGKVRDIYEVDPQTLLIVTTDRMSAFDVIMNEPIPYKGVVLNQITLYWMDAFKDLVSNHLLATDVRDFPAALAPYRDELEGRAVVVRKAKPLPIECIVRGYLTGSGFKDYKATGSVCGYKLPAGLVDSDKLETPLFTPSTKADLGAHDENITLADAKSRIGEGLLKKIQELSLAIYSRGRDLAAERGIIIADTKFEFGLNEKDILLIDEVMTPDSSRFWPADKYVPGQSQPSFDKQYLRDWLSGTDWDKTPPPPTLPAEVIAETQKKYLEAFELLTGSPLQLP, encoded by the coding sequence ATGAAAATCGTTACCAAAACAAAAATTCGTGAATTTCCGCTCATCTCTCGCGGAAAAGTCCGCGATATCTACGAAGTCGACCCACAGACCCTGCTGATCGTAACCACGGACCGCATGTCCGCCTTTGACGTAATCATGAACGAGCCCATCCCCTACAAGGGCGTGGTCCTCAATCAGATCACCCTCTATTGGATGGACGCGTTCAAGGATCTGGTTTCCAACCATCTACTGGCCACTGATGTACGCGATTTTCCTGCTGCCCTCGCTCCTTACAGGGATGAACTGGAAGGCCGCGCGGTCGTGGTTCGAAAAGCCAAGCCGCTGCCCATCGAGTGCATCGTACGCGGTTATCTGACCGGCTCGGGCTTCAAGGACTACAAGGCCACCGGATCGGTCTGCGGCTACAAGCTGCCCGCCGGGCTGGTGGATTCCGACAAACTCGAAACGCCGCTCTTCACCCCGTCCACCAAGGCGGACCTTGGCGCTCACGATGAAAACATCACCCTGGCCGACGCCAAATCACGCATTGGCGAGGGATTGCTCAAAAAGATCCAGGAACTCTCCCTGGCCATCTATTCACGTGGCAGAGATCTGGCTGCCGAACGCGGGATAATCATCGCTGATACCAAATTCGAATTCGGCCTGAACGAAAAGGACATCCTGCTCATCGATGAAGTCATGACCCCGGATTCTTCCCGTTTCTGGCCTGCGGACAAGTATGTCCCCGGTCAGTCGCAGCCAAGTTTTGACAAGCAGTACCTGCGCGACTGGCTGAGCGGAACGGACTGGGACAAGACCCCGCCGCCTCCGACTCTGCCCGCTGAGGTCATCGCCGAAACACAGAAAAAATACCTGGAAGCTTTTGAACTGCTGACTGGTTCCCCTTTGCAATTGCCGTAA
- a CDS encoding Tim44 domain-containing protein, with product MTKFSFLGAIILSLGIVLLTMPDLAEARRMGGGGSFGSRPSYSKSYQKPAAPTSSQTKQAAPGASPMGGRGMFGGMLGGMLMGGLLGSLFFGGGFSGISFIDILLIGGGLFLLMRFLRSRQPATQTAGGPARVHDMNRGAWDNLRSSQQHAASTGPDYPAGFDADDFLQGAKAAYTRLQAAWDARDMNDLRQFTSEDVFAEIQAQATADPNPGKTEILLLEATLLEVKTLGNQTIATVLFDTMLREDSASAPAEQVREAWHFSRYESGGEKHWVVEGIQQLEK from the coding sequence GTGACAAAATTCTCATTCTTGGGAGCCATCATTCTCAGCCTTGGAATTGTCTTGCTGACCATGCCCGACCTGGCCGAAGCAAGGCGCATGGGTGGCGGTGGCTCTTTCGGGAGCAGGCCGTCCTATTCCAAAAGCTATCAAAAACCCGCAGCGCCCACTTCCTCGCAGACGAAACAGGCGGCACCCGGAGCCTCACCCATGGGTGGACGCGGCATGTTCGGAGGAATGCTCGGCGGCATGCTCATGGGCGGCCTGCTTGGTTCGCTCTTTTTTGGCGGCGGATTTTCCGGGATCTCGTTTATCGACATCCTGCTCATCGGAGGCGGTCTTTTTCTGCTCATGCGCTTTCTGCGAAGCCGCCAACCGGCTACGCAGACCGCAGGAGGACCCGCCCGGGTCCACGACATGAACCGGGGCGCCTGGGACAACCTGCGCAGCTCGCAGCAGCACGCCGCATCTACGGGCCCCGATTACCCGGCAGGATTTGACGCCGACGACTTCCTGCAAGGCGCCAAGGCCGCATACACCCGCCTTCAGGCAGCCTGGGACGCCCGCGACATGAATGACCTGCGGCAGTTCACCTCTGAGGACGTCTTTGCCGAAATCCAGGCTCAGGCGACGGCGGACCCCAACCCCGGAAAGACGGAAATCCTGCTGCTCGAAGCCACTCTTCTTGAAGTCAAGACTCTGGGCAATCAGACCATCGCCACGGTTCTTTTCGACACCATGCTGCGCGAGGACTCGGCCTCGGCGCCAGCCGAACAGGTTCGCGAGGCATGGCACTTCAGCCGTTATGAATCCGGCGGAGAGAAGCACTGGGTCGTGGAAGGCATCCAGCAACTGGAAAAATGA
- a CDS encoding enoyl-ACP reductase FabI, whose product MLVQGKKALIFGVANDKSIAYAIAKELKDNGASIALSYAGEALKKRVEPIHEELGSDFLFQCDVADDAAIAQSAEMVKEKWGNFDILVHSVAFANRDDLKGRYVDTSREGFHLAMDISAYSLVAISKAYEPLLNDNSSVMAMTYYGAEKVITHYNIMGVAKAALECSVRYLAMDLGERGIRVNAISAGPLKTLASSGISGFKTILSTIEERAPLRRNIIQEDVGKTGLFLASDLSRAITGEVIYVDSGYNIMGI is encoded by the coding sequence ATGCTCGTTCAAGGGAAGAAAGCCCTGATTTTTGGCGTGGCCAACGACAAGAGCATTGCCTACGCCATTGCCAAGGAACTCAAGGACAACGGTGCTTCCATTGCCCTCAGCTATGCAGGAGAGGCGCTCAAAAAACGCGTCGAGCCCATCCATGAGGAACTTGGCAGCGATTTCCTGTTTCAGTGTGACGTGGCCGACGATGCCGCCATCGCCCAGTCCGCTGAAATGGTGAAGGAAAAATGGGGTAACTTCGACATCTTGGTCCACTCCGTTGCCTTCGCCAACCGCGACGACCTGAAGGGCCGCTATGTGGACACCTCCCGCGAAGGGTTTCATCTGGCCATGGATATCTCGGCTTACTCGCTGGTGGCCATCTCCAAGGCCTACGAACCCCTGTTGAACGACAACTCCTCCGTCATGGCCATGACCTACTACGGCGCGGAAAAAGTCATAACCCATTACAACATCATGGGCGTTGCCAAGGCCGCGCTGGAGTGCAGCGTACGCTACCTGGCCATGGATCTGGGCGAACGCGGCATCCGCGTCAACGCAATCAGCGCAGGTCCGCTCAAGACCCTGGCCTCGTCAGGCATCTCCGGCTTCAAGACCATCCTCTCCACCATCGAGGAACGCGCCCCCCTGCGCCGCAACATCATCCAGGAAGACGTGGGCAAAACCGGCCTCTTCCTGGCCTCGGACCTCTCCCGCGCCATCACCGGCGAGGTCATTTACGTGGATTCAGGTTACAACATCATGGGCATCTGA
- the hisD gene encoding histidinol dehydrogenase: protein MPLRLLEYTSSNDWAGITSWLVRRDAGEDNVEPLVRDILANVRDRGDEAVAEYTCRFDCPSLTPTQLAVPKANIARALEQIPAEDADIIREAAANIRDFHLRQKQNSWITTPAPGTTLGQLVLPVDRAGLYVPGGQGGETPLISSLLMNAIPAQVAGVKTICVVSPPRKDGTLNPYILATAAILGIDTIFMCGSAWAIAALAYGTESIPKVDVIAGPGNIFVTTAKRLLVGQVGIDMIAGPSEIAILADSTANPKWLAADMLSQAEHDPLASSILISSDNHLLGEVKKELALQLSSLPRQEIASKSLAEWSALIHVPDIETGMELINRLAPEHFELSVAAPWAWIGSVRNAGAVFMGHSTPEPVGDYFAGPNHVLPTLSTARFSSALSVDTFCKKTNLICTDQAYIGTHGSKVARLARLEGLEAHARSVEQRLENP, encoded by the coding sequence ATGCCGTTAAGACTCCTTGAGTATACATCTTCCAATGACTGGGCCGGAATCACGTCCTGGCTCGTGCGCCGGGACGCTGGTGAGGACAATGTCGAACCGCTGGTGCGGGACATCCTCGCCAATGTTCGTGACCGTGGTGACGAAGCCGTGGCCGAGTACACCTGTCGTTTTGACTGCCCCAGCCTTACGCCCACGCAACTGGCCGTCCCCAAAGCGAACATTGCCCGCGCCCTGGAGCAGATACCGGCAGAGGATGCGGACATCATCCGTGAAGCCGCCGCCAACATCCGCGATTTTCATCTGCGCCAGAAGCAGAATTCCTGGATCACCACCCCCGCCCCCGGAACCACACTGGGCCAGCTTGTATTGCCCGTGGACCGTGCGGGGCTATACGTGCCAGGCGGGCAAGGCGGGGAGACCCCGCTCATTTCAAGCCTGCTCATGAACGCCATCCCGGCGCAGGTCGCGGGCGTGAAAACCATCTGCGTGGTCAGTCCGCCACGCAAGGATGGGACGCTCAACCCATATATCCTGGCCACCGCCGCCATTCTGGGAATCGACACCATTTTCATGTGCGGTTCCGCCTGGGCCATAGCGGCCCTGGCCTACGGCACCGAGTCCATTCCAAAGGTCGATGTCATCGCGGGTCCGGGCAACATCTTTGTTACCACGGCCAAACGCCTGCTCGTCGGGCAAGTCGGCATCGACATGATCGCAGGACCCAGTGAAATCGCCATCCTGGCCGACTCCACGGCCAATCCGAAATGGCTGGCCGCCGACATGCTTTCCCAGGCAGAGCATGATCCGCTGGCTTCAAGCATTCTCATTTCTTCGGACAACCACCTTCTTGGCGAGGTCAAAAAGGAACTTGCCCTGCAGCTCTCCTCGCTTCCACGTCAGGAGATCGCGTCCAAGTCCCTTGCCGAATGGAGCGCGCTCATTCATGTGCCCGATATTGAAACGGGCATGGAACTCATCAACCGTCTCGCGCCCGAACATTTCGAACTGAGCGTGGCCGCCCCCTGGGCCTGGATCGGCTCGGTGCGCAATGCCGGGGCGGTTTTCATGGGCCACAGCACCCCCGAACCCGTGGGCGATTATTTCGCGGGCCCGAACCACGTGCTGCCAACTCTTTCCACGGCACGCTTTTCCTCCGCCCTGTCGGTGGACACTTTTTGCAAAAAAACCAACCTGATCTGCACCGACCAGGCCTACATTGGCACCCACGGCTCAAAGGTGGCCCGTCTGGCCCGCCTGGAAGGCCTGGAAGCTCATGCCCGCAGCGTCGAACAACGTTTGGAGAACCCATGA
- a CDS encoding carbonic anhydrase: MYIKRLVLVFLLVLAPLAAMASAPGVHPVSPEKGLKMLTEGNLRFALGQSTHPNTSFSRRLLTTTEGQAPFATVIACSDSRVPVEILFDQGVGDLFVIKVAGNVADTDEIGSAEYGVDHLGTPVLMVLGHTYCGAVTAVTTGAEVHGSIPALVDNIVPAVEKARHEHPDADTSELIVKAIEANIWQAIEDLLGKSHAIADRAKDGRVVVVGAVYDILTGKVNILGAHPRQTELLGGVTPPAHADAAMHAEPAKDVAVHAEPAHAEPAHAEPADAAHAEAAVEKATAEGHSETAEAPSSGGFGFFSFIVFVLLLIGAVFVLDKKILNPDQD, translated from the coding sequence ATGTACATCAAACGTCTTGTCCTGGTATTTCTGCTCGTCCTTGCTCCGCTTGCGGCCATGGCGTCAGCTCCCGGAGTCCACCCTGTAAGTCCCGAAAAAGGACTCAAAATGCTCACCGAGGGCAACCTGCGCTTCGCCCTTGGCCAATCGACCCACCCCAACACCAGTTTTTCCAGACGCCTGCTGACCACCACTGAAGGCCAGGCCCCCTTCGCCACGGTCATCGCCTGTTCGGATTCAAGAGTCCCCGTTGAAATTCTTTTTGATCAGGGCGTCGGGGATTTGTTCGTCATCAAGGTGGCCGGCAACGTGGCCGACACCGATGAAATCGGGTCCGCCGAATATGGCGTGGATCACCTCGGCACACCGGTGCTGATGGTGCTCGGTCACACCTATTGCGGCGCCGTCACGGCCGTGACCACCGGAGCAGAGGTCCATGGCAGCATCCCCGCCCTGGTGGACAACATCGTGCCTGCGGTGGAAAAGGCCCGCCACGAGCACCCCGACGCCGACACATCCGAGCTCATCGTCAAGGCCATCGAAGCCAATATTTGGCAGGCCATCGAAGACCTCCTGGGCAAGAGCCACGCCATCGCTGACCGCGCCAAAGATGGCCGAGTCGTGGTGGTTGGGGCCGTGTACGACATCCTGACCGGCAAGGTGAACATTCTGGGCGCTCATCCACGCCAGACCGAACTTCTGGGTGGAGTGACGCCCCCAGCCCACGCCGACGCCGCCATGCACGCCGAGCCCGCAAAAGATGTCGCCGTCCATGCGGAACCGGCTCATGCGGAACCGGCTCATGCCGAGCCTGCTGACGCCGCCCATGCAGAAGCAGCCGTGGAAAAGGCCACGGCCGAAGGCCACAGCGAAACGGCTGAAGCCCCTTCGTCTGGAGGGTTCGGATTCTTCTCCTTCATAGTGTTCGTCCTGCTGCTCATCGGAGCGGTCTTCGTGCTCGACAAGAAGATACTCAATCCCGATCAAGACTAG
- a CDS encoding fused MFS/spermidine synthase: MTSPRSSSYALPTRILVILILAFLLSGMCALAYQVVWARMLSLVFGSTNQAISTVLAVFMLGLALGSHAGAKLSRRGINLGIMYGWLEIALGCYALAFPFILSNAESVHAAIFSATYDSEISLALYRFLIALVLLIIPTSIMGATLPVLAQYIEKDAGKAGSRIGTLYAINTFGAALGSFSSAFLAIPYYGLNWTIYFAATLNVLIGLACIFLLRDTFIESTEKPLTTSKKQKKDETKKDRLDDAAMIPFAIPIFILFLIGTIGMLLENAWSHALVLVFGTSVYAFSTMLTAYLIGLSAGCYFAARYLLPYCSIRFLAGLLILDGFTILAITPVIGLLPAWFITIFGDMQAQWHMVVAKEFLACAALMFLPTFIGGATFPLCLHIITRSRQNQSVSTGVSTSIAYIWNTAGSICGALVAGFIIIPLVGSERCLIIAASLALGGAAVVILGTRPQTSYRKAFASFIFLIALAAPVFFTTWDAVKMNSGVYVYSKFFDSESAMEREMKNYDLIFYKEGSASVAVLESALGHRFLRVNGKTDGSSEGDNTTQMLLGYLPYLYARNTADALVIGLGTGITSACVLDLPVDSVESIEISPEVVEAASFFSALNDRVFNDPRSTIRILDGRTWLSSMPKKYDMIISEPSNPWQTGNANLFTADFFRIAGNKLNEGGILCQWIPYYNMDSSHFKLIIKSLQSVFPYVHLWMSGTDTFLLSSMQPLEINAERLSYLFDNSEIRKKFEDMHIKTPGSLLSFYYLDNNSLQTMTQGITSLNTDSFPVVEFHSPKFLLGPNRPDIFFDILEASYASSLEISDSALETNARILHRRNFYSHWRIPNRVTEEMLRRSLN, translated from the coding sequence ATGACTTCGCCGCGATCTTCCTCCTACGCCCTGCCTACACGCATACTTGTGATTCTTATACTGGCGTTTCTCCTGTCGGGCATGTGTGCCCTAGCCTATCAGGTTGTCTGGGCCAGAATGCTTTCCCTCGTTTTCGGCAGTACCAATCAGGCCATATCCACTGTTCTGGCTGTCTTTATGCTGGGTCTGGCCTTAGGGAGTCACGCCGGTGCAAAACTGAGCAGGCGAGGGATAAATCTTGGCATTATGTACGGCTGGCTGGAAATCGCGCTTGGATGTTATGCCCTAGCCTTCCCCTTCATTCTTTCCAACGCTGAATCTGTACATGCCGCCATATTTTCCGCGACGTATGATTCCGAGATCTCTCTTGCCCTGTATAGATTCCTCATCGCGCTGGTATTGCTCATCATTCCTACGTCTATCATGGGTGCGACCTTGCCCGTGCTTGCACAGTATATCGAAAAGGATGCAGGGAAAGCCGGGTCACGTATCGGAACCCTGTACGCCATCAACACCTTCGGAGCAGCTCTTGGCTCCTTCTCCAGCGCGTTTCTCGCGATACCGTACTACGGACTCAACTGGACCATATATTTCGCGGCGACTTTAAATGTACTGATAGGGCTGGCATGCATCTTCCTGCTACGCGACACGTTCATAGAAAGTACTGAGAAGCCACTGACGACTTCAAAAAAACAAAAAAAAGACGAAACAAAAAAAGACCGTCTTGATGATGCCGCCATGATTCCTTTTGCGATTCCGATTTTCATTCTTTTTCTCATCGGGACAATTGGGATGCTGCTCGAAAACGCATGGAGTCATGCCCTTGTTCTGGTCTTCGGAACTTCGGTTTACGCATTTTCGACCATGCTCACAGCCTATCTCATCGGTCTTTCGGCCGGATGTTATTTTGCGGCAAGATACCTGCTTCCCTATTGCTCCATCAGATTTCTTGCTGGCCTGCTCATCCTCGACGGCTTTACCATTTTGGCCATCACACCAGTCATTGGCCTTCTGCCCGCATGGTTCATCACCATCTTTGGCGACATGCAGGCCCAGTGGCACATGGTCGTGGCCAAGGAATTCCTGGCCTGCGCCGCGCTCATGTTCCTTCCGACTTTCATCGGAGGAGCGACGTTCCCCCTCTGTTTACACATCATTACACGTTCCAGGCAAAACCAGTCCGTAAGCACCGGTGTGTCAACATCCATCGCCTATATTTGGAACACGGCTGGAAGCATTTGCGGAGCCTTGGTCGCCGGTTTTATCATCATACCTCTGGTGGGATCGGAACGCTGCCTTATCATCGCGGCCAGCCTGGCACTGGGCGGCGCGGCAGTGGTTATCCTCGGCACCAGGCCCCAGACTTCTTACCGCAAGGCTTTCGCAAGCTTCATCTTCCTTATCGCCCTGGCCGCCCCAGTCTTCTTCACCACCTGGGATGCAGTAAAAATGAACTCGGGCGTCTATGTCTATTCAAAGTTCTTTGACTCCGAAAGTGCCATGGAACGGGAAATGAAGAACTACGATCTGATTTTCTACAAGGAAGGATCCGCAAGCGTTGCAGTTCTTGAATCCGCGCTTGGACACAGGTTCCTGAGGGTCAACGGCAAGACGGACGGTTCCAGCGAAGGTGACAATACCACACAGATGCTTTTGGGCTATCTGCCATACTTATACGCACGAAACACCGCAGACGCCCTTGTCATCGGTCTGGGAACAGGCATCACCTCGGCATGTGTGCTCGATCTTCCCGTGGACTCCGTCGAAAGCATCGAGATCTCTCCGGAAGTAGTTGAAGCAGCGAGCTTTTTCTCCGCATTGAATGACCGCGTTTTCAACGATCCCCGCTCCACAATTCGGATCCTCGATGGTCGCACGTGGCTCTCTTCCATGCCTAAGAAATATGACATGATCATTTCAGAGCCTTCAAATCCCTGGCAAACGGGCAACGCCAACCTCTTCACGGCAGATTTTTTCCGTATAGCCGGGAACAAACTCAATGAAGGAGGCATCCTGTGCCAGTGGATTCCGTATTACAATATGGACAGTTCACATTTTAAACTGATCATAAAATCCCTTCAAAGCGTCTTTCCCTATGTACACCTCTGGATGTCCGGGACCGACACATTTTTGCTCAGTTCAATGCAGCCCCTTGAAATCAATGCGGAACGCCTGAGCTACCTGTTCGACAATTCAGAAATCCGCAAAAAATTTGAAGACATGCACATCAAAACACCTGGATCGCTATTGAGCTTCTATTATCTCGACAACAACTCTTTGCAGACGATGACGCAAGGTATCACGTCATTGAACACTGACTCATTTCCCGTCGTTGAATTCCATTCACCAAAATTTCTGCTTGGGCCCAATCGGCCTGATATCTTTTTCGACATTCTGGAAGCGTCTTACGCATCATCCCTGGAAATTTCCGACTCCGCATTGGAAACGAACGCGCGCATTCTGCACCGGCGAAACTTTTATTCCCACTGGAGAATCCCAAACAGAGTCACCGAAGAAATGCTGCGCCGATCGCTCAACTAA